TCTGGAGACGCTTCTGGACCTGATGGATATTGAAGCTACTACCATGCCGGAAAACCTTCAAACGACCAACGGTGAAGAACAGGTCACGGCCCCGCTTGCCTTCAACATACAGGGTGAAGACCTGGGCATCCTGATAGGGCGACGCGGACAGACCCTGGCCGCCCTTCAGTACGTTGTCAGGCTCATCATTAACCAGCAGATGAAGGTCTGGACTCCTGTTATCATTGACGTGGAGGGATACAAACAGCGCCGCTCCGAGGCACTGCAGGCCCTGGCGGTGCGCATGGCAGAGCAGGTGAGGCTAAAAGGGGTGCCCTTCACCCTGGAGCCGATGCCTGCCTACGAGAGACGCATCATCCACCTGGCCCTGACAGACCATCCCGATATCACCACGGAAAGCACGGGTGAGGGCGACGCCCGCAAGGT
This window of the Dehalococcoidales bacterium genome carries:
- the jag gene encoding RNA-binding cell elongation regulator Jag/EloR; the protein is MNQLNASREEIKVDVLSEGKSGIFGVGTEKAVIQVERLSPMSELEEDEHNKKNVAEVAGEILETLLDLMDIEATTMPENLQTTNGEEQVTAPLAFNIQGEDLGILIGRRGQTLAALQYVVRLIINQQMKVWTPVIIDVEGYKQRRSEALQALAVRMAEQVRLKGVPFTLEPMPAYERRIIHLALTDHPDITTESTGEGDARKVVISPDQGSQD